The genomic DNA acagattGAAAGTTATGTAATGTAATGCATAACTACAATTGAGAGACTTTAACTTGAAGCTAAAGATTTTTCTGTCTTTATTCTTTTCCACATTTCCATTTTTTGCCAACCAAATACAGTACATTCCCTTTGTTGCATCTTGTTCTATTCCCGACTATGTAGCACCGATATTTCTGATTCAAGACGTATTCAATGTCCAATACTGACACATgtagttacattcaattattcaaTTTCTCAAATAATTATCAGTGTCAACGTGTCAGTGACGTGTTTGGCATGTGTCTGTGTAAGTGCTTCATAGATTTTCCAACCGATACCATCAAGAACCAGAAAGAGTAGAGAAGCAGCTTTCAGACCTAGCAAGTCCAGAACCATGAATTTCTCTAGTAGTCTTATTAATAGGACTACTTGGTGTGGACCTAACCAAACTCCTCCTAAGAATCTGTCTCATAGCTGAAATCAAATGAACTGCTGGATTTGGAGGAGGACCTGAAGTATTGAATTTTTTGCAAAAGTTCATATGTTTTGTCATTGCTTCTTCTGTGCTTACAAGTCTTTCTGACCTTACAATTTCATCTTTAACAGCTTCACCACATAATCCACAAACCCATTTTCCTTGATACCTTTCTCTGATTCTTTCTATGTATGCTGGTGTGCACTCTTCTGTTAGTCCACAGCATTCACATATTGCAAATTCAACTTCACTCTGTGCAACTAGTATGCTACTAGTTGTTGATTGAGTTTCTGGTGTTGAAATAATCATTGGATCACTTATCATTGTTGCAGACATTTTCAATCACCCTATATCAAGAAAAATCAATTACAAACAAGTTAACATCAAAATTGTAACACAAACCTTTTCAATGTTTATACAAATAAATTTCACAAGATAAATAATCCAATCCAATAGTAAATTAagataggaaaaaaaaactttcaatcAAATAAAGAATTTAGACCGCAATCTTGCACGGTCTAAAGGTTTATGATGTCTCTACAATCGCAATACAATTGTGATTGAAACCATATTAATTGGATTTGATTGCGATTCTATACGATATAAAATACATGTTTGGATTGCCAACTAGTTAGACAGGATTACGACGAGCAACAATGATTTCTGCAAAACATAAACTTTGGAGCCAACAAAACATTGTTGTCACCTTGATATTG from Medicago truncatula cultivar Jemalong A17 chromosome 8, MtrunA17r5.0-ANR, whole genome shotgun sequence includes the following:
- the LOC11423042 gene encoding uncharacterized protein, translated to MSATMISDPMIISTPETQSTTSSILVAQSEVEFAICECCGLTEECTPAYIERIRERYQGKWVCGLCGEAVKDEIVRSERLVSTEEAMTKHMNFCKKFNTSGPPPNPAVHLISAMRQILRRSLVRSTPSSPINKTTREIHGSGLARSESCFSTLSGS